A single window of Psychromonas ingrahamii 37 DNA harbors:
- the minC gene encoding septum site-determining protein MinC: MTLKSSNFTLLVVNLERENLTTLTEELHKKSITAPDFFKNAPVVVNIEDTELKIDYANLKHSINEEGFILVGISGDLSGEQKELISAQHIAILRSSLRQSKKMTSAISAAVKPSDVPHSENALKTKIYTGRVRSGQQIYAKKTDLVINGDVGAGAEVIADGNIHIYGRLSGKALAGARGDKSACIFCQALKPELLSIAGIYKLSDDLANDYVTKSCMVSLHNEQIVLSKLDQV; the protein is encoded by the coding sequence ATGACCTTAAAATCATCAAATTTTACTCTTCTAGTAGTGAATCTTGAAAGAGAAAACCTGACTACTTTGACGGAAGAACTTCACAAAAAAAGTATTACAGCACCGGATTTTTTTAAAAATGCACCAGTGGTGGTCAATATCGAAGATACAGAACTTAAAATAGACTATGCTAATCTGAAACACAGCATAAATGAAGAAGGTTTTATTTTAGTCGGTATTTCAGGTGACTTATCTGGTGAGCAAAAAGAGCTGATCAGCGCGCAGCATATCGCCATATTGAGAAGTTCTCTGCGCCAATCTAAAAAAATGACAAGTGCTATATCGGCAGCGGTCAAGCCGAGTGATGTACCGCATTCGGAAAATGCGCTTAAAACAAAAATTTATACTGGACGAGTTCGCTCTGGACAACAGATTTATGCTAAAAAAACCGATCTTGTGATCAATGGTGATGTTGGCGCCGGAGCTGAAGTTATCGCCGATGGTAATATTCATATTTATGGTAGATTAAGTGGTAAAGCGTTAGCCGGTGCAAGGGGTGATAAAAGTGCCTGTATTTTTTGTCAAGCACTAAAACCAGAGTTGCTTTCGATCGCTGGAATTTACAAATTAAGCGATGATTTAGCAAATGATTATGTCACTAAAAGTTGTATGGTCTCATTACACAATGAACAAATTGTATTGAGCAAATTAGATCAGGTTTAA
- the minD gene encoding septum site-determining protein MinD encodes MTKVIVVTSGKGGVGKTTSSAAIGSGLAMTGAKTVIIDFDIGLRNLDLIMGCERRVVYDFINVINGEANLQQALVKDKRIHDLYILPASQTRNKDALTKEGVANVINTLKADGFEYIICDSPAGIEQGAMMALYFADEAIVTTNPEVSSVRDSDRITGMLSSKSYRSEQQLDPVKVHLLVTRYCPERVQREEMLSIEDINDLLGLELLGVIPESKDVLSASNLGEPIILNKDSDAGKAYQDAVDRLQGIERELRFVNYEKKSFLSRMFGG; translated from the coding sequence ATGACGAAAGTAATTGTCGTAACATCAGGAAAAGGTGGTGTCGGTAAAACAACAAGCAGTGCTGCAATTGGTAGCGGGCTTGCAATGACGGGAGCAAAAACCGTTATTATTGATTTCGATATTGGGCTGCGTAATCTGGATTTGATTATGGGCTGCGAACGTCGAGTTGTTTACGATTTTATTAATGTGATAAACGGAGAAGCAAACCTTCAGCAGGCATTAGTTAAAGATAAACGAATTCATGATCTTTATATCTTACCCGCTTCGCAAACCCGCAATAAAGATGCATTAACCAAAGAGGGAGTTGCGAATGTCATCAATACACTAAAAGCGGACGGATTTGAGTACATTATTTGTGATTCACCTGCAGGGATTGAGCAGGGGGCTATGATGGCACTTTATTTTGCAGATGAAGCTATCGTTACAACCAATCCTGAAGTTTCATCGGTGCGAGACTCAGATCGCATCACTGGAATGTTATCCAGTAAATCTTACCGGTCAGAACAACAACTTGACCCTGTAAAAGTACATCTTTTAGTTACCCGTTATTGCCCAGAACGCGTTCAGCGAGAAGAGATGCTCAGTATCGAAGATATTAATGATTTATTAGGCCTTGAATTATTGGGTGTTATTCCTGAATCCAAAGACGTGTTAAGCGCTTCAAATTTAGGTGAACCTATTATCCTTAATAAAGATAGCGATGCAGGAAAAGCGTACCAAGATGCAGTAGATCGTTTACAAGGGATTGAACGTGAGCTTCGTTTTGTCAACTATGAGAAAAAAAGTTTTTTAAGCCGTATGTTTGGAGGTTAG
- a CDS encoding lytic murein transglycosylase, which produces MKSDKNFTLSSPMKMLFMTFFSSLLFSQLANAGKVNDNETLQKIPFAEYVEQIKIEAKENGIDPDVIENAFANVEFLQRSVKSDKEQPEFKLTLDTYIPRAVPEWKVKQARKAYQEHYQLLHEIGNAYGVQPRFIVALWGIETNFGRFTGNHYIISSLTTMAYEGRREALFKKQLFAALIILQQGHVDPEDFIGSWAGAMGQVQFMPTSYLNYAVDYDGDGKKDIWNTNADIFASAANYLKTEGWNNNETWGRQVLLPDNFDLQLSESKQKKSLQEWQDLGVRRYDGSALPKVDINASIVIPDDKDGRIYLAYNNYHVLMHWNRSYYFATAVSYLSERINEPRIVVTEK; this is translated from the coding sequence ATGAAATCTGATAAAAATTTCACTTTATCATCACCAATGAAAATGCTTTTTATGACTTTTTTCAGCAGCTTACTATTTAGCCAGCTGGCTAATGCAGGTAAAGTTAATGATAATGAAACCCTGCAAAAAATACCATTTGCTGAGTATGTAGAACAGATCAAAATTGAAGCCAAAGAAAATGGAATTGATCCCGATGTTATCGAAAATGCATTTGCTAACGTTGAGTTTTTACAGCGCAGTGTTAAATCCGATAAAGAACAACCCGAATTTAAATTAACGCTTGATACTTATATACCAAGAGCCGTGCCCGAGTGGAAAGTAAAACAAGCACGGAAAGCTTATCAAGAACATTACCAGCTGCTGCATGAAATAGGCAATGCATACGGTGTTCAGCCGCGATTTATTGTCGCATTATGGGGTATTGAAACAAATTTTGGCCGTTTTACCGGCAACCATTATATTATCTCCTCTTTAACAACCATGGCCTACGAAGGTCGCCGTGAGGCATTATTCAAAAAGCAGTTATTCGCAGCATTAATTATCTTGCAGCAAGGACACGTAGACCCTGAAGATTTTATCGGTTCATGGGCTGGTGCAATGGGGCAAGTACAATTTATGCCCACTTCTTATCTAAACTATGCGGTTGATTATGACGGTGATGGTAAAAAAGACATTTGGAATACTAATGCCGATATCTTTGCTTCTGCTGCAAATTACCTGAAAACAGAGGGTTGGAATAACAATGAGACTTGGGGACGACAAGTCTTATTACCCGATAATTTTGATCTTCAATTGTCCGAAAGCAAGCAGAAGAAATCACTTCAGGAATGGCAAGATTTAGGTGTCCGACGTTATGACGGAAGTGCTTTACCCAAAGTTGATATTAATGCTTCTATCGTTATCCCCGATGACAAAGATGGCCGAATCTATCTTGCATACAATAACTACCATGTTTTAATGCACTGGAATCGTTCATACTATTTTGCCACGGCAGTGAGTTATCTGTCCGAGCGTATTAATGAGCCGCGTATCGTTGTAACAGAGAAGTGA
- a CDS encoding YcgL domain-containing protein, with the protein MLCAVYKSIRKSQTYLFIAKRDDFSSVPEPLLAQFGPPQLVSLLNITLQTKFAMAEAEKVLSAVKNNGYYLQLPPPPVNHLQEHKDWKKKRQENKNEI; encoded by the coding sequence ATGTTATGTGCTGTATATAAAAGTATTCGAAAATCGCAGACTTATCTGTTTATTGCAAAACGTGATGATTTCTCTTCAGTACCGGAACCACTACTGGCACAATTTGGTCCGCCGCAGTTGGTCTCTTTATTAAATATTACTTTGCAGACAAAATTTGCTATGGCAGAGGCTGAGAAAGTACTCTCTGCAGTGAAAAATAATGGTTATTATCTGCAACTTCCTCCTCCCCCGGTTAATCATCTGCAAGAACACAAAGACTGGAAAAAAAAACGGCAGGAGAATAAAAATGAAATCTGA
- the arsC gene encoding arsenate reductase (glutaredoxin) (This arsenate reductase requires both glutathione and glutaredoxin to convert arsenate to arsenite, after which the efflux transporter formed by ArsA and ArsB can extrude the arsenite from the cell, providing resistance.), which yields MTGIIIYHNPICSKSRTTLALLKEHSDNDNIKVIKYLETPPTVEQLQDIINRLDFDSARQLMRCNEDLYKTLKLKDQNNEQLLLQAMVENPKLIERPIVLANGKAIIGRPPESVLTIL from the coding sequence ATGACTGGCATTATTATTTATCACAACCCAATTTGCTCTAAAAGTCGCACAACGCTGGCACTACTGAAAGAGCATAGCGATAACGATAACATAAAGGTAATAAAGTACCTTGAAACACCGCCAACGGTTGAACAACTGCAAGACATCATTAATCGATTAGATTTTGACTCTGCTCGTCAACTGATGCGCTGCAATGAAGATTTGTATAAAACCTTAAAGCTCAAAGATCAAAACAATGAGCAATTGTTATTACAAGCGATGGTGGAAAATCCTAAATTAATTGAACGCCCGATTGTATTAGCGAATGGAAAAGCGATCATTGGTCGCCCTCCCGAGTCGGTATTAACAATCCTTTAA
- the minE gene encoding cell division topological specificity factor MinE: MGLLGYFRSDIPKKSSAKLAKDRLQIIVAHEHSNAVCPAYLPEMQNEIIEVIRKFMKISNDDVKCEFSDNAEDDMSVLEVNITLPKNR, translated from the coding sequence GTGGGATTGTTAGGATATTTCAGAAGTGATATACCAAAAAAAAGCAGTGCAAAATTAGCGAAAGATCGTTTGCAAATTATCGTTGCGCACGAGCATTCAAATGCAGTGTGCCCGGCATATTTACCTGAAATGCAAAATGAAATTATTGAGGTGATTCGAAAATTTATGAAGATATCAAATGATGATGTTAAATGTGAATTTTCAGATAATGCCGAAGATGACATGTCTGTATTAGAAGTGAATATCACCTTACCTAAAAACAGATAA
- a CDS encoding YcgN family cysteine cluster protein, which translates to MNKFWEYKTLSRMSDTEWESLCDGCGKCCLNKLIDDETEELHFTNVSCHLLHTKSCQCRKYDQRFKLVNDCVKVSLDDIQQFHWLPSSCAYRRLAEGKPIPEWHPLITGSKSAMHKGGFSVRGKIISEKTIDPDKLGDYIAIWPAE; encoded by the coding sequence ATGAATAAATTCTGGGAATATAAAACACTATCGAGAATGTCAGACACAGAATGGGAGTCTCTGTGTGATGGTTGTGGTAAATGCTGCTTAAACAAATTAATAGATGATGAAACAGAAGAGTTACATTTTACTAATGTTTCTTGTCACCTATTACATACAAAATCATGTCAATGTCGCAAATACGATCAGCGCTTTAAACTGGTCAACGATTGTGTAAAAGTATCGCTGGATGACATTCAGCAGTTTCATTGGTTACCATCAAGCTGCGCATACCGACGCTTAGCGGAAGGAAAGCCGATACCAGAATGGCATCCGTTAATTACAGGCAGTAAATCAGCGATGCATAAAGGAGGTTTTTCAGTGCGGGGAAAAATCATATCAGAAAAAACCATCGACCCTGACAAACTGGGAGATTATATTGCTATTTGGCCCGCCGAATAA